In Vanessa atalanta chromosome 19, ilVanAtal1.2, whole genome shotgun sequence, one DNA window encodes the following:
- the LOC125071371 gene encoding actin-interacting protein 1, with protein sequence MSYSNKYTFAALPRTQRGTPLVLGGDPKGKNFLYTNGNSVIIRDIENPAISDVYTEHSCQVNVAKYSPSGFYIASGDVSGKVRIWDTVNKEHILKNEFQPIGGPIKDIAWSADSQRMVVVGEGRERFGHVFMAETGTSVGEISGQSKPINSVDFRPARPFRIVTASEDNTIAVFEGPPFKFKCTKQEHTRFAQAVRYSPDGSLFASAGFDGKIFLFDGATSELKGEIGSPAHKGGVYGIAWSPDGKQLLSCSGDKTCAIWDIETMQRAVTFNMGTAVENQQVSCLWQGKHLLSVSLSGDINYLDVENPDTPLRVLTGHNKPITCLELQDKGLFTASHDGSVTLWNVETGAGRHVRGRGHGNQLYGMRAARGALLTCGIDDTLRRAAAPPDDDVPTYTDDAIPLGSQPRGLDHLADEDLTIVATVKELTVIVGGAKKFSLPIDYEPSCVTIDPKNKHVAVGGGDSKVHIYTLQGTTLSPLTELIHLGPVTDARYSPDSSHLVACDANRKLILYTTDEYKLAHNREWGFHSARVNCVSWSPDGARVASGSLDTSVIVWSRLAPNKHTHIKNAHPQSQITGLTWLDDNTLATVGQDANTRIWDVPA encoded by the exons atgtcgtATTCTAaca AGTATACCTTCGCGGCGTTGCCTAGAACGCAGCGGGGAACACCTCTAGTGTTGGGAGGTGATCCAAAAGGCAAAAATTTCCTGTACACGAACGGAAATTCTGTTATAATAAGAGATATTGAAAATCCTGCAATTTCGGATGTATATACGGAACATTCCTGTCAAGTGAATGTTGCCAAGTACTCGCCTAGCGGATTTTATATTGCTTCTGGAG atGTGTCAGGCAAAGTTCGGATCTGGGACACTGTGAATAAGGAGCACATCCTGAAGAACGAGTTCCAACCAATCGGCGGGCCGATCAAGGATATCGCTTGGAGCGCTGACAGTCAACGTATGGTCGTCGTTGGAGAAGGGAGGGAGAG ATTCGGTCATGTGTTCATGGCGGAAACTGGTACATCCGTTGGAGAAATTAGCGGTCAATCGAAACCAATCAATTCAGTCGACTTTCGTCCAGCAAGACCGTTCCGCATCGTTACTGCTTCCGAGGACAACACCATCGCCGTCTTCGAGGGCCCACCGTTCAAATTCAAGTGCACGAAACAG GAGCACACCCGTTTCGCCCAAGCTGTACGCTACAGTCCGGACGGCAGTCTGTTCGCCTCGGCTGGTTTCGATGGCAAGATATTCCTCTTCGATGGAGCTACGTCAGAGCTTAAGGGAGAA ATCGGTTCTCCGGCACACAAAGGCGGCGTGTACGGTATCGCGTGGTCGCCGGACGGGAAGCAGCTGCTGTCTTGTTCCGGTGACAAGACCTGCGCGATCTGGGACATCGAGACCATGCAGAGAGCCGTCACTTTCAACATGGGAACCGCCGTCGAGAACCAGCAG GTATCTTGTCTCTGGCAGGGCAAGCACCTCCTCTCCGTGTCGCTCTCCGGAGACATCAACTACTTAGACGTCGAGAACCCGGACACGCCGCTCCGCGTGCTGACCGGTCACAACAAGCCCATAACTTGCCTCGAGCTGCAAGACAAAGGTCTGTTCACTGCGAGCCACGACGGCTCGGTTACGCTCTGGAACGTCGAGACCG GCGCGGGGCGGCACGTGCGCGGGCGCGGGCACGGCAACCAGCTCTACGGCAtgcgcgcggcgcgcggcgcgctgCTCACGTGCGGCATCGACGACACGctgcgccgcgccgccgcgccgcccgacg aTGATGTCCCGACATACACAGATGACGCCATCCCGCTCGGCTCTCAGCCCCGAGGGCTGGACCACCTCGCTGATGAAGACTTAACCATAGTCGCTACTGTTAAAGAG CTGACGGTCATAGTGGGTGGTGCGAAGAAGTTTAGTCTCCCCATCGACTACGAGCCGAGCTGCGTCACCATCGACCCGAAAAACAAGCACGTCGCTGTTGGTG GTGGAGACAGCAAGGTCCACATATACACTCTCCAAGGCACAACCCTCTCGCCTCTGACGGAGTTAATTCACCTCGGACCGGTCACGGACGCTCGCTACAGTCCGGACTCGAGCCACTTAGTGGCCTGTGACGCTAATAGGAAGCTGATATTGTATACGACCGATGAGTACAAG CTGGCGCACAACAGGGAGTGGGGCTTCCACAGCGCGCGCGTGAACTGCGTGTCGTGGAGCCCCGACGGCGCGCGCGTGGCGTCGGGCTCGCTCGACACCAGCGTCATCGTGTGGAGCCGCCTCGCGCCCAACAAGCACACGCACATCAAGA ATGCACACCCGCAAAGCCAGATCACGGGTCTGACGTGGCTGGACGACAACACGCTGGCCACGGTCGGCCAGGACGCCAACACGCGTATCTGGGACGTCCCCGCATAA
- the LOC125071442 gene encoding modifier of mdg4 isoform X1 → MDDDSQQFSLRWHNHQTSVIGALGRMLTTGALSDVTLSASGALLRAHKLVLAACSQYFAQLFKEIDAENNTLVVVLGCEAAELRLLLTFMYTGEVTASRRCLPALLRLAHTLQVSGLTDADNNANLTQTQEAINEPASPINLEKSDPQEFMTNDIQTEINKTNDIKSQPTEYVETVDRNNKEKISKLDQIVQNLYSTHRVGSFIPDITTPPIPTLGESPDFDRKWRSNSSVCTICNKRLSNQYNLRVHMETHAGRRHACRACSHVSRSRDALRKHVAYRHAPAAPRDRPL, encoded by the exons ATGGACGATGATTCTCAGCAATTCTCTTTACGCTGGCACAATCACCAG ACGAGCGTAATAGGAGCCCTAGGGCGCATGTTGACGACGGGGGCCCTGAGTGATGTCACACTGAGCGCCAGTGGGGCTCTGTTACGAGCACATAAACTTGTTTTAGCCGCTTGTAGCCAGTACTTCGCACAATTGTTTAAG GAAATAGACGCTGAGAACAATACGCTAGTCGTCGTGTTAGGATGCGAAGCAGCTGAACTGAGATTACTTCTAACCTTCATGTATACTGGCGAAGTGACCGCTTCTAGACGCTGCCTGCCTGCTCTGCTTCGACTGGCTCACACTTTGCAAGTATCTGGACTAACGGATGCTGATAAC AACGCGAATTTGACACAAACACAAGAAGCGATCAACGAGCCCGCCTCTCCTATAAATCTAGAAAAATCTGACCCTCAAGAATTCATGACAAACGACATCCAAACTGAAATTAACAAAACGAATGACATCAAAAGCCAGCCCACGGAATACGTTGAAACTGTTGACAGAAATAACAAAGAGAAAATCAGCAAATTGGACCAGATTGTACAGAATCTGTACAGCACGCACCGAGTCGGAAGTTTCATACCGGATATCACAACACCACCGATACCTACATTAGGAG AATCACCGGATTTCGATAGAAAATGGCGTTCGAATAGTTCGGTGTGCACGATATGCAACAAGCGGCTCAGCAACCAGTACAACCTGCGCGTGCACATGGAGACGCACGCGGGCCGGCGCCACGCGTGCCGCGCCTGCAGCCACGTGTCGCGCTCGCGGGACGCGCTGCGCAAGCACGTCGCCTACCGACACGCGCCCGCCGCGCCACGCGACCGCCCGCTGTGA
- the LOC125071442 gene encoding modifier of mdg4 isoform X2, with translation MILSNSLYAGTITRWTSVIGALGRMLTTGALSDVTLSASGALLRAHKLVLAACSQYFAQLFKEIDAENNTLVVVLGCEAAELRLLLTFMYTGEVTASRRCLPALLRLAHTLQVSGLTDADNNANLTQTQEAINEPASPINLEKSDPQEFMTNDIQTEINKTNDIKSQPTEYVETVDRNNKEKISKLDQIVQNLYSTHRVGSFIPDITTPPIPTLGESPDFDRKWRSNSSVCTICNKRLSNQYNLRVHMETHAGRRHACRACSHVSRSRDALRKHVAYRHAPAAPRDRPL, from the exons ATGATTCTCAGCAATTCTCTTTACGCTGGCACAATCACCAGGTGg ACGAGCGTAATAGGAGCCCTAGGGCGCATGTTGACGACGGGGGCCCTGAGTGATGTCACACTGAGCGCCAGTGGGGCTCTGTTACGAGCACATAAACTTGTTTTAGCCGCTTGTAGCCAGTACTTCGCACAATTGTTTAAG GAAATAGACGCTGAGAACAATACGCTAGTCGTCGTGTTAGGATGCGAAGCAGCTGAACTGAGATTACTTCTAACCTTCATGTATACTGGCGAAGTGACCGCTTCTAGACGCTGCCTGCCTGCTCTGCTTCGACTGGCTCACACTTTGCAAGTATCTGGACTAACGGATGCTGATAAC AACGCGAATTTGACACAAACACAAGAAGCGATCAACGAGCCCGCCTCTCCTATAAATCTAGAAAAATCTGACCCTCAAGAATTCATGACAAACGACATCCAAACTGAAATTAACAAAACGAATGACATCAAAAGCCAGCCCACGGAATACGTTGAAACTGTTGACAGAAATAACAAAGAGAAAATCAGCAAATTGGACCAGATTGTACAGAATCTGTACAGCACGCACCGAGTCGGAAGTTTCATACCGGATATCACAACACCACCGATACCTACATTAGGAG AATCACCGGATTTCGATAGAAAATGGCGTTCGAATAGTTCGGTGTGCACGATATGCAACAAGCGGCTCAGCAACCAGTACAACCTGCGCGTGCACATGGAGACGCACGCGGGCCGGCGCCACGCGTGCCGCGCCTGCAGCCACGTGTCGCGCTCGCGGGACGCGCTGCGCAAGCACGTCGCCTACCGACACGCGCCCGCCGCGCCACGCGACCGCCCGCTGTGA
- the LOC125071442 gene encoding modifier of mdg4 isoform X4: protein MLTTGALSDVTLSASGALLRAHKLVLAACSQYFAQLFKEIDAENNTLVVVLGCEAAELRLLLTFMYTGEVTASRRCLPALLRLAHTLQVSGLTDADNNANLTQTQEAINEPASPINLEKSDPQEFMTNDIQTEINKTNDIKSQPTEYVETVDRNNKEKISKLDQIVQNLYSTHRVGSFIPDITTPPIPTLGESPDFDRKWRSNSSVCTICNKRLSNQYNLRVHMETHAGRRHACRACSHVSRSRDALRKHVAYRHAPAAPRDRPL from the exons ATGTTGACGACGGGGGCCCTGAGTGATGTCACACTGAGCGCCAGTGGGGCTCTGTTACGAGCACATAAACTTGTTTTAGCCGCTTGTAGCCAGTACTTCGCACAATTGTTTAAG GAAATAGACGCTGAGAACAATACGCTAGTCGTCGTGTTAGGATGCGAAGCAGCTGAACTGAGATTACTTCTAACCTTCATGTATACTGGCGAAGTGACCGCTTCTAGACGCTGCCTGCCTGCTCTGCTTCGACTGGCTCACACTTTGCAAGTATCTGGACTAACGGATGCTGATAAC AACGCGAATTTGACACAAACACAAGAAGCGATCAACGAGCCCGCCTCTCCTATAAATCTAGAAAAATCTGACCCTCAAGAATTCATGACAAACGACATCCAAACTGAAATTAACAAAACGAATGACATCAAAAGCCAGCCCACGGAATACGTTGAAACTGTTGACAGAAATAACAAAGAGAAAATCAGCAAATTGGACCAGATTGTACAGAATCTGTACAGCACGCACCGAGTCGGAAGTTTCATACCGGATATCACAACACCACCGATACCTACATTAGGAG AATCACCGGATTTCGATAGAAAATGGCGTTCGAATAGTTCGGTGTGCACGATATGCAACAAGCGGCTCAGCAACCAGTACAACCTGCGCGTGCACATGGAGACGCACGCGGGCCGGCGCCACGCGTGCCGCGCCTGCAGCCACGTGTCGCGCTCGCGGGACGCGCTGCGCAAGCACGTCGCCTACCGACACGCGCCCGCCGCGCCACGCGACCGCCCGCTGTGA
- the LOC125071442 gene encoding modifier of mdg4 isoform X3, which translates to MTSVIGALGRMLTTGALSDVTLSASGALLRAHKLVLAACSQYFAQLFKEIDAENNTLVVVLGCEAAELRLLLTFMYTGEVTASRRCLPALLRLAHTLQVSGLTDADNNANLTQTQEAINEPASPINLEKSDPQEFMTNDIQTEINKTNDIKSQPTEYVETVDRNNKEKISKLDQIVQNLYSTHRVGSFIPDITTPPIPTLGESPDFDRKWRSNSSVCTICNKRLSNQYNLRVHMETHAGRRHACRACSHVSRSRDALRKHVAYRHAPAAPRDRPL; encoded by the exons ATG ACGAGCGTAATAGGAGCCCTAGGGCGCATGTTGACGACGGGGGCCCTGAGTGATGTCACACTGAGCGCCAGTGGGGCTCTGTTACGAGCACATAAACTTGTTTTAGCCGCTTGTAGCCAGTACTTCGCACAATTGTTTAAG GAAATAGACGCTGAGAACAATACGCTAGTCGTCGTGTTAGGATGCGAAGCAGCTGAACTGAGATTACTTCTAACCTTCATGTATACTGGCGAAGTGACCGCTTCTAGACGCTGCCTGCCTGCTCTGCTTCGACTGGCTCACACTTTGCAAGTATCTGGACTAACGGATGCTGATAAC AACGCGAATTTGACACAAACACAAGAAGCGATCAACGAGCCCGCCTCTCCTATAAATCTAGAAAAATCTGACCCTCAAGAATTCATGACAAACGACATCCAAACTGAAATTAACAAAACGAATGACATCAAAAGCCAGCCCACGGAATACGTTGAAACTGTTGACAGAAATAACAAAGAGAAAATCAGCAAATTGGACCAGATTGTACAGAATCTGTACAGCACGCACCGAGTCGGAAGTTTCATACCGGATATCACAACACCACCGATACCTACATTAGGAG AATCACCGGATTTCGATAGAAAATGGCGTTCGAATAGTTCGGTGTGCACGATATGCAACAAGCGGCTCAGCAACCAGTACAACCTGCGCGTGCACATGGAGACGCACGCGGGCCGGCGCCACGCGTGCCGCGCCTGCAGCCACGTGTCGCGCTCGCGGGACGCGCTGCGCAAGCACGTCGCCTACCGACACGCGCCCGCCGCGCCACGCGACCGCCCGCTGTGA